From Geotalea uraniireducens Rf4:
TAGTGAAGAGGAAAAGTCATCAAGGGCAACCAGCGGGTTGCCCTTTTTTTGAATTCGTTCTCATGTTTAAGAAGCGTTTAAATAGAAAATAATAATTGACAGTGTCCTGGTTTGTGGTATTTAGATTTAACATTAATTTGCAATAATTGTTAAACTTTATTTTTTGGTAAAGCATACCTGGTATGTCAACCAATCTCAGGCGTTCTTCAGCGATTCAGAAGCATCTGTCGCTCTCATGTGATTTGGTACGATATGTTGGACATGTCGAACGTCTGGATTCCCATGGAAAACCATAACACCGCCACGAAAAGGAGCGAAACTATCCATTTCCGCCCCATTACTGATGAGGATATGGAATTCCTGTACCGTCTGTACGCCTCCACGCGGCTCACGGAGATGGCCGTTACGGGATGGAACGAAACTCAGATCGAGGCTTTCCTGAGGATGCAGTTCAGGCTTCAGCACATGCAGTATATGCAGAACTATCCCGGTGCATCTTTCAATATCGTTTTCATTGACGGCACGCCCGCCGGAAGGCTGTATGTGGACCGCAAAGAGGACAGGATGCTGGTCATCGACATCTCGCTGTTGCCTGACTTCAAGGGAAAAGGCGCGGGGGGAAGAATTTTGCGGGCACTGGTCGAAGAGGCCGATGCCAAGGGGCTTGTCATGAGTCTGCACGTGGAGAGAAGCAACCCGATTCTGCAGTTCTATAAAGCGCTCGGTTTTAGGGAACTGGAGTTGAGAGGCATGTACTACTACATGGAGAGAGAACTGTTAAATTGAGGAAAAAGATGGGTGAAGGTTACCGGCTGTCACACCCAGACATTGGGGATTTCGTTCTTTTCCTCGGACCGGTGGATATCAAAGGGAGAGACGGGATGTATTACGAAGCGGTTTTTAACCGTCTGACGTCACGCTAGAGAAAGGAGGTCAGGGGGGGCACGTGGGAAATGAGTACCTATGTGCGTACTCCATGGTTTGCTTCACCTTGGTCGGCAGCGCATAACAATCCAGATCAAAAGGAGGAACAAAAGCATGAGCGATCCGTATCTTGGCGAGATCAGGATGTTCGGCGGAGACTATGCGCCGGAGAATTGGCATTTTTGTGACGGCACTCTGCTGCCGATCAGTGGCTACGATGCGCTCTATTCACTCATCGGCACAGCCTACGGCGGTG
This genomic window contains:
- a CDS encoding GNAT family N-acetyltransferase yields the protein MSNVWIPMENHNTATKRSETIHFRPITDEDMEFLYRLYASTRLTEMAVTGWNETQIEAFLRMQFRLQHMQYMQNYPGASFNIVFIDGTPAGRLYVDRKEDRMLVIDISLLPDFKGKGAGGRILRALVEEADAKGLVMSLHVERSNPILQFYKALGFRELELRGMYYYMERELLN
- a CDS encoding DUF6916 family protein, with protein sequence MGEGYRLSHPDIGDFVLFLGPVDIKGRDGMYYEAVFNRLTSR